The genomic stretch aaaagttctaaggaactGCAGTATCTGCATGAACAGATTCATTGTGATGAAACACTTGGTGATGGTTGATGAATCATAATTACAACAAACATTTTGAGGCTGAAATGCTGACCCAAAATACTACTTGTTCGGACATAACAAAAGCAATAACATTGTATATACCGTGGGTGAGCAATATTACTTATTACAGTCTGCTAACTAGCTCAAAAGCAATAACATTTTCAACACATATGGACTACAGAGGAAGTCAGTAATGAAAAAAGGATTGTAACAAAAAAGTGTCATGTACAATGGAAAATATAGCTATATTCATACATCCTGGCATACCTGAAGACTCAAAAATGACCGAGGAAGTATAGCAGGAGCTATTAGTCCTTGCAGCTGCTCACTAATCTTGATATTTTCTACAGCAACCTGTTACATAAATGATAACACCATAAACACAGCAGTActaaaagaaaataaagaaatagATCCattcgaaaagaaaaaaaaaagatcaatgGAATGATAAGCACAAACTTTTCTCCTGAAAGGTTTGCATAAGATGGTGCATGAAAAAAAAAAGGGACATCAGTACCGCTAGCATCTTGTATCCATGAGCAGAGAAATCAGAATATAATGATAACATTTTGCCAGAGATACTACACTTTGTTATATTCGTCATGTTTGATGCGAAATGAATCATACAGAATGCTAACCACTAAATGGTACTGCGTTGGCCGTTGGTAAATGCTGCTTAGCTGCAGCCTGCAGATACCTCATGCCAGTAACCTACTACTGCACACCAGAACATCTTGTCATAATCATCCTACTTTCCTATCATTACTGCAGCAATTTTACTGCAATCCTTTCTCAAATAAGCAGACAAAGATATTTTTGAGTGGGAAACTACCTCCTCAAACTGAAGAAATATGTTGCGTTTAGACAGAacatcgaattttgcagagaccATCAGCGTTGCACCTTCTTGCTCCTATAGAGACCACTAAAAGAATCAAATATAAAAGACTCAAACCAAATGAGAGTTAAAGCCTAAATATAAACAGTACTTCAAAGTGATGTGCACATAGGCAGAATAGATCATGCAAAACACATCAAACTAAAAGATTGTTTCTTAAAGGCCAACAAATCACTACAGTGGACTTTGCATAATATAGAAATAACATGGTTTGGTAAAGGACAAATAAACTATTTCTGGAATAGGGAAATAAATGAGTAAATTGCTATGAATTCTCAAGTTGCTACAAAAAAAAAGCTAAATTATACTATATTTCCATGTGGTTCGCTATAATGCCCCCCTACTCATGCATATGATAAGTTGAAGACTTGAAGCCTGTACTTAAGTGTCACTTGTAGATATGAATTGCTATCAAGATGATAGTGGTACAGACATGCTACATGTAGAGAAGCACTACTTTCCTCTCGCGGTTTCATTACATACTAATAGAAACTACAGGTTAACATGGGTACCATCCTTTTGCTATATTTGCAAGTTTGACCACCCAGAATGAACACTCACAACACACAAAACATGTAACAGTTTACCTCCAGCAAGTTCTCAATGCTCCACCGCACAACATTCCGGATGACTCCACCATCTGATCTGTCCTTGCACTCGAATTTCTGGTAAATTTGCCCTACCTGCACATACCCAGAAGCACCACCTCCAACATAAGGATCTCAGAACTTCCCAAAATTTCTCGAGCTGGTCATCTATCTGTGGACACTAGTAAACTACCAACTGCGGTACCGTCAATTCAAGTCTCACAAAACAACTCATCGTTGACATGTAATAGAGCCAGTTTTCCATAGAACGTTAAAGTGCACACAACGGGATTTAACAGACTTTGCACAGTATCAAACAGATAGGCAAGCCCAAATTGCTAAGGTGCATCTGTACGTAACTGGTTAAGGCAGGACAAATTGGCGTTTGCTCTGATTGTTACTAGGTGGAATGGGGTTCCAAAAATGAATTCAGATAAAACTGAGGTATAGGTCGCACCTGCAGGAGAGGAAGCTTGTCGGCCGCCTCGAACAGCATGAGCACGTCCGACGCCGACGTGTAGCACAGCCTCCATGTACCGTCGAGCGCCGTCAGGTCCAGCGGCGCCCCCTCCCCGGCGCCTAGCTCCTCCACGCACACCTAAGCAGCACGCAGACATCAAATCGAAATCCCTTGCCGTTCCGCAGCGGCCGCGGCGCGCAGGCGTAAACACGGTCGGGGGAAGGAGCTAGGGCGGGGGGGTCCCGTACGATGGCCTCCTCGATGGCCGCGCGCTGGTCGGAGCTGGCCGCGGAGCCGCGCTGCGTCTCCTGCACCGCCCGCAGGAGCTCGTGCTTCCGCCCCTCCGTGTCCGCCTGCGAGAGAGCAGACCGTCAGGTCGTGTGTGTAGGTAACGAGGGGGTCGGGGTCCGACGGTCTCGTACTGCGGtgagcggggcagcggcggtggcggcgaggagTAGAGGGGACCTGCGGCGCGAGTGCGGTGGCCGGAGGCGGGCATATCTCTGGAAAGGTGGAGACGGGGGTGGTCTAGGAGGAGTGGTCGGGAACCGGCGTAGGGGAGCGGCGGCGAGCGCCATTTTTTCTCTGTGGACGAAAGGGCGGAGGTCCTTGGTCAGTTCCACTGCCACGCATCGGCTTGTGTTGCCGTTGGCCAGAGATGCAGCATACCCCTCCTCACATGCTGCCGTCGCCGTTCGTCTATGATCGGACGGCTACCAGAGACTTTTTTTTGTTCTCCCGTCAGGCCGTCACAGGCCTGGCGGATGGACAACTGAACACACAATTTTCACTGGAATTTCACATCAAAACTTTGAACTGGTGTAGTACATCAATCAATAAAGTGCAAATGGCACTGTAATTACCCACCACTTCAACAAACTCATTCCATTAAGCACTACACACCATAGTCATAGACAGGAGAGAACCATAGGCATTTAAAGATGAGTATAAAAAACAAACTTCACACAGAACAAAACTTCCCTTTACTCTGGATATAATTGCCTTGCTTACAATGTACAGCCATGGCCCAAGCTCTAGAATGAACAAAGTTCACGGACAATACAAGTTTGCGGTGTAAACAAGCCTGTCAGATTAGGGACAATGAGATCTCTCCGAGATCTTCAGAGGGCTTGCTTCGAATGGCAAATGGTACTACTACTCAAGTAGACAAGTGCACTCATCCAAATGCAGTAGCAAATCCGATGACAAAAGTCGGTAGCTGCTGCAGGCTCTTCttcagtattgagttttgaagttTCAACAGCTTCAGCCTGGGTCTTGTTTGAATAGTTTTGATCCTCTCTTCTGCTGACTTTTGGTCAACACGATGCACCAGATGAGGCTAATGCGATGCTCAAAATAAGTAGCTGCTGGAGTCTCTGCTTCCATATGAGTTATGAAGTTTCAGTAGCTTCAAG from Lolium rigidum isolate FL_2022 chromosome 4, APGP_CSIRO_Lrig_0.1, whole genome shotgun sequence encodes the following:
- the LOC124708576 gene encoding probable plastid-lipid-associated protein 10, chloroplastic gives rise to the protein MALAAAPLRRFPTTPPRPPPSPPFQRYARLRPPHSRRRSPLLLAATAAAPLTAADTEGRKHELLRAVQETQRGSAASSDQRAAIEEAIVCVEELGAGEGAPLDLTALDGTWRLCYTSASDVLMLFEAADKLPLLQVGQIYQKFECKDRSDGGVIRNVVRWSIENLLEEQEGATLMVSAKFDVLSKRNIFLQFEEVAVENIKISEQLQGLIAPAILPRSFLSLQILQFLRTFRAQVPLSGPERRSPGGLYYLSYLDRDMLLGRSVGGGGVFVFTRAQPLL